CATGTAAGTTAAATTTCTATATTTCCACCAAAGGCTTATCGTCAATGCATCATGCTCAGTTGTGCAACAATCTCTCGATATTTCACACACTTTGGATTGAGGGGGTATTAGAGGATATTTTGGAGATTTGTAATATTATTCGGATGTGTttccaattttaaaattcattaatatatatatatagatatatatgtaatttatcATACTCTCTTGCAATCTCGTTTATCTACATACTAACTCGGTTTGGATCAAGCGAggcaatttatttttctcaaattttcttttctaatctATTTAACTTCAGTTAAGTCATTTCACTTTACATGGCGCATAATACTTTTCTTTCCGAACCCTATCACCTAAAATTGTCAACCATTATACATCATGGAAGTTCATAATTTGTGCGGCACGATTGATCGATCGGTTTGCTGAATACAAAAACGATCCATTGATTTGATGAATAACCGAAACCAAAGGATGCAATAATGTTGGGGAATTCTAGGGATCTATCCTCACATGCCTACATTGATCGGTCGATGTCATGTCCCATACATGGCCTTTGACTAACTAAAATTTACATACGTGCAACCAAAATAGTATGGAAAACGTGACGTGGGACCAATTACAGAAATTCCCGTACAGCGGCAGCTGACCGACCACCGCCGGCATCTTGAAAGCTCCGATTTCCGATGATTCTCCGATCACAAGAATATGAAACACTCCAGAGAAACCAGTGGGTTCTCGAGGGACTCGTCGCCGTCGGGCTGCTTACTGTCCAGGCCGAGGAGGTTGCCGCCTTTGCCATTGTTGCCGTCGAGATCTCTGCTTCTCCTCTCATTCGGGTCGCCCCTGACCCGACCCGGTGACGGGTTGGTCTTCCTGGCCGAGGGGCTACGGCCGACCCCCGATCTGGTACCGCCCGAGCCATGATTCTCAACCCGGGTCATCGCCGGAGACCTGGACCGCCTCGCCGAGCTCTCACCCGGGTCCCGCTCCCGCCTCCGGGGGACGCTCCTCGCCCGATTCGGCTCCCCGCCCTGGATTGGCCTGACCGGCCCTGCGTTCCTCCGGCGGGGCGACTGGTCTGACCTCCGGTACTGCGACTGAGCGGTATGGTCGACCCTCCGAGCCCCCATTTCGCCGGACAATGAGCGGGCCGCCCGGGATGACTGGATCTTGGCCGGTGATCTGTAGGCCCCCCGGTGGCCCTGGTGGTGGACCCCGCTGTCGTCGGTGAGATTCGTGGCCGTGGAGATGCTCACGCTCTCGCTCAGGCTGCAAATGTCCGATACCTCCTCCGAGATCTCCTCCGCCGCCGGCTTCGGCATCAGTTCTTCGAGCCGCCGGTCCGACCCGTCCTCCTTCCCCTTAACGACACCTATCTCGGCTTTCTGGCTAAGCAGAAGCGGCTCCGGGAAGACCGGCAGCGACGGCGGGGGAGGCGGCTTCTTCTGCTGGGGTTCTGGGTTTTGCGGCTGACGCGTGGGAGAGGCAGGGACGAGGTGAATGGGGGGCTTAGGGGTTGGGGTTTCAGAGAGGACTTCCTTCACCGTCTCTTCCTCCATTGACGGAGGAAGCGGAGCTCTGCTGGGCTTGGCCGGAGATCTCCTCTGCTTCCAAGAAGCGGAAGCAGAGGTCGCCGTCGCCTTCGTCCCATTGTTATGGGAGCTCACGCAGCAACCCATTGGGAGGATCGGCACTCGAGAGCAGAGCAGTGATCTGGGCAAGAAAGAGTTTGGCAGTTGGGCGGCGGCGGAGATTGCGATTTCAGTGGGGGAGACAAGTGGTGGCCGGTGGAGCGGCGGTGGTGGCCAGCGCCATAAATGGGGACAAGAGAGAAGATTGAGGCTGGATGAGTGGGAGAGTGAATGCGTTAACTGGTGAAGTATGAAATGTGGGGATGGATGGGGTCAATGAaaactatttttatttcttccgTTCTAAATATCATGTGTTCTACTTTTCAGCAGCAGAGGGCCCCGAATAGGAATTGAAATCGGAGATCGGGACCGCGGGTTGTGGCCGAAGCGCCGATCGACCTCCTTTGTGGTTCGAGCTCAGAGTTCTAGTCTAGGATGGCTCGTGCGGTAGATAAAAATTTTCCTCCTTTGGCTAACTCGCCATTGTTACTTAGCGATCGGGATCCCTTTACCTCGCAAATACGGGTTTAACAGGGTTGGGATTCGCCGTGGCATGATATAAATGCGACAGTAGACACGAGCAACCACTCTTTTCTACATggaaaattgagaaaagagTTGTTTGAAATGCATGGAAAACGACCTGTCGGAATGGTTGTTTCTTCAACACAACTTTAGGAAATGTACCTCGTGGactttgaaaaaaattgtatttcTATTAATGTAGATTTAATCACTTTCtgttttatcttatttttccttttgtccTTTATCTTTTATAACTTTTATGTTTTCATCATTCCATCACTTTAACTGTTAATTTTGCTGATGTAAAATATGATTAGATGTCCAATTCGATAGAAGGACGCCGCATTATCTCTAAGGCAAggaaagaaaatcaagagatgaATATATAggatatatataagtaatatttataaaaaaaaaagatattaatagaaattacTGGAAGAATCACACTTATGAGAAATCTAATCTTCATAAAAGGAAGGAGAAGGGGAATTCTAATCATCACACCTTTGTTCAATTGTTGGCGAGATTAATTAGAAACAcgcggagagagagagaagagaaccCTAAATATCATTCAAGATCGATCAATCATATCTGGAGCTCCAAACCAAACCCAAGCGAATCAGAAGGTGGGATTGGAACTGGAGAGGGGCAAGTAGATGTAAGATTTTGAATTGTCAATGGACAATTCCACGGGAAATGAGAGGAAGGCAAAAACAACCAaagcccaaaaaaagaaagaaaaaagatcgGGAAACCTCAAGATGGAGATTTTTTTGGAACAATTAGCTAACTAGCATATACATTTGAGATTTTTAGCTCAACATAGAGAATTGGAACTAGCAGACATTCAAATTGGCATTAATTAAagatttttgttttggaaaaataattaatttgagtTTTAAGAGGATAATGTGTGTTAGagaattgagagagagagagagagagagagagagagagagagagagagagagagagagagagagagagagagagagagagagttgcaAGGCCTTGGCGGCGGTAGCAGAGAAGGGAGCAAGACCCCGACACTCTCGAGCATCAGAGAATTAGCAAGGAGCGCCGAATGTTGCTGTTATGGTTGTTCTCTTTATAATTTGGTGTCGAAAACTTTAGTTGGGAAGTTCTTCTCAACCCTCTCTCTGTCATGTTCATcgacaagaagaagaagggtgaagaaagaagaattttacttttcatatgtctttcttttattttttcggtaggcatatttctttcttttattaatacTTATTTCCTGGAATTCCCTTTTCTTCAGATAAGGGTGTGGGCTCATGTATAATAGGTGGAACGTAATCATATTTCACATTAGCAAAGCTAATAGTTGAATTGACGgaatgatgaaaataaaaaagttgtaaaaggtaaatgaaaaaaatagaaataaaaataaaaataggatgaaaatagaaagtgACTAAATTTACAGGACTAAAAGCATACTTTTTCCGAAACCATACTCCGATTTACATCACAAACTTCAACACCGCCAACTgttaataaatcgggtctcgTGGACTGGCTGCTAATGGTTATGAAATTCTTGTCCATCCCCATATATGTCCAGCCCAGCCTTTTGGGCCTTGTAGTCCAAGCCCACCCAACATAAAGGATTCCCCCCCTCATAGATTGGGTCTCTCGACGGGATTCATATTCTACGTCGAGTAAGAGATGTTTGTTGTCTCGGTTAAGAGGCCCATGAGTCTAATGCTGGACGGAAACATGACCATGTTTGGATTGTAAGTTaaaaaactttaattttaactcaagacactacacaacaaaaacacacatttcccaagttaaaaattttaactttaactttaccttaacacactacacaacaaaaacacacgttttccaagtcaaatttatactcacatctcatttattcttttccacaatcaaaatcaaaatcaaagttatttaactctgaaaccaaacgcaccgaGAAAATCTCACTTGATAAAATTAGGTTTGGAACCCATTAATTCCAAATCGAGAGCGAGCATCATTATGTTGGAAGCTGGATAATACGAAAGCGGGGAAGGGACTGACAAGAATATAGGATCTTATTGCTTCATTATTTATTACAGAAGTTGGAAATACAATCATAAGTGGGACCCTGAGATCATAGGCTCAACTTCATCGACTCCATTCGAAAACTTCTATGGAGAAGACGGAGAGAGTCAATACTCCTGGCTCCCGCTATCGTCCAGCTCTTAGCGCGTAGTTGACCTAGTTTGAGCTAGAAGGTCGAGATAAACCTATACTTAACCGTAACTGATCCTGTTCAAGCATTATTTACAGACAAGAAGAGTCCCAGCTAGCATCTACAGCCTTGATGATTTTCTCATGCAGTTTGGAACCGGAACACGCGATGATGCCCCGATCGAGGCCCTGTAGGTATATACCCTTGGAGAAATCCAGGGGCTGGCCACCTGCATCCGTTACGACACCGCCCGCCTCCTGTATTATGATGACACCAGCGGCGTGGTCCCATATCTTCTCCTTGTAGCCCGCCCTCGCAAATTTCATGAATATCTCCGCATCTCCCCGAGCTATCGCCGCGTACTTCACCATGCTATACACCCGGAGCGGCTGCTTCCTATATCAGAGAGAGCATGATGAAAGTGAAGTCTTGTTACAATTGCAGAGAAAATCCTTCACACTGATTATTCATAACGAGTGCTGCTCGGTTACTTTTGTGAAACTGATTCTGTTTTCCCGGAAACAATATTCACATTTCTGATGTGAGTCTAGTGTCATAGATAACTCAAAATAAACCACAAAATCATGAAAGATGAAAACACACAGAACTTGTACTCACCTAAGTCCGACGCTGTGAGCTAGTCCTGCTGTGAAGGAATGACTAGAGTTTGTCTTCTCAACGGGTTCACAGAAAGTAGCCAACGCTGGATTATCGATGGAAGAAACCCTGACAGGCCTCACATAGCCCGGGAACTCAAGCTCCCTATTCCTTTGCAGCAAAGGTTGCATCCAAGCCTCATGGGTCCCTCTCCTTGCGTAGAAAACACAACCCTTGTCCCAGGTTTCTGATGTTGGAGGTGTCAACTTAGCAATAAGCCTATGGTATCGGTGATGGTAACTTAACCACTCCTTCCGCA
The sequence above is drawn from the Punica granatum isolate Tunisia-2019 chromosome 5, ASM765513v2, whole genome shotgun sequence genome and encodes:
- the LOC116209116 gene encoding serine/arginine repetitive matrix protein 1-like, encoding MGCCVSSHNNGTKATATSASASWKQRRSPAKPSRAPLPPSMEEETVKEVLSETPTPKPPIHLVPASPTRQPQNPEPQQKKPPPPPSLPVFPEPLLLSQKAEIGVVKGKEDGSDRRLEELMPKPAAEEISEEVSDICSLSESVSISTATNLTDDSGVHHQGHRGAYRSPAKIQSSRAARSLSGEMGARRVDHTAQSQYRRSDQSPRRRNAGPVRPIQGGEPNRARSVPRRRERDPGESSARRSRSPAMTRVENHGSGGTRSGVGRSPSARKTNPSPGRVRGDPNERRSRDLDGNNGKGGNLLGLDSKQPDGDESLENPLVSLECFIFL